From Thamnophis elegans isolate rThaEle1 chromosome 12, rThaEle1.pri, whole genome shotgun sequence, one genomic window encodes:
- the LOC116516006 gene encoding lethal(3)malignant brain tumor-like protein 3 isoform X3 has translation MTYLEEERMPAAPLKLFKESQSFPQNKNGFKVGMKLEGLDPEHPSLFCVLSVAEVQGYRLRLHFDGYSEFYDFWVNADSTDIHPVGWCEKTGHKLLPPKGYKDGEFNWASYLKTCKSQAAPKNLFKILSTPVTPSGFRVGMKLEAVDKKNPSLMCVATISDMLDNRLLVHFDNWGESYDYWCDASSPYIRPVGYCQETGTLLTTPAEYKDFKSFSWEKYLEETGSQAAPARAFKLRPAHGFQPNMKLEAVDRRNPMLIRVATITEKDDHRVKVHFDGWDHAFDFWVDADSPDIHPMGWCAKTGHALQLPPGTSNAASMPAGQVCPTPGCQGLGHVRGPRYGTHYTLIGCPYSETSRTRDSLLPDRLGGEKPSPGSGAPKPKKSDISAQLPDLQGDSPQSRKSSTQEGEGSGRSSVHSFSEQSETSQEKDWAEGERPTITKIKAKGIGCSHSYIKLQLVKQEADGERDTAFALQQTLHQSVFMPSLSANPTHRLHLCWEQHCKLLPEVSGLTAKNVAKWSVEEVAGFVQRLPGCKEQAALFRQEQIDGEAFLLLNQSDIVKILSIKLGPALKIYNAILMFKTAEED, from the exons ATGACATACTTAGAAGAAGAACGAATGCCAGCTGCTCCCTTGAAACTTTTCAAAGAG TCTCAGTCATTTCCACAAAACAAAAATGGATTTAAAGTTGGAATGAAGCTTGAAGGACTGGACCCTGAACATCCATCTTTATTTTGCGTTCTTTCTGTTGCTGAG GTGCAGGGATACCGACTGCGGTTACATTTTGATGGTTATTCAGAGTTTTACGACTTCTGGGTTAATGCTGATTCAACAGACATCCATCCTGTTGGCTGGTGTGAAAAAACAGGTCACAAGCTGCTCCCTCCTAAag gTTACAAAGATGGGGAATTTAACTGGGCTTCCTATTTGAAGACCTGCAAATCTCAGGCTGCCCCCAAAAACCTTTTCAAGATCCTAAGCACA CCAGTCACACCTTCTGGTTTTCGGGTGGGCATGAAGTTGGAGGCAGTGGACAAAAAGAACCCTTCCCTGATGTGCGTGGCAACCATTTCAGACATGTTGGATAATCGACTGCTAGTTCATTTTGACAACTGGGGCGAAAGCTATGATTACTG GTGTGATGCAAGCAGTCCATATATTCGACCTGTTGGTTACTGTCAAGAAACTGGAACTCTCTTAACAACACCAGCTG AATACAAAGATTTCAAAAGCTTCTCATGGGAGAAATATCTGGAAGAAACTGGTTCTCAGGCAGCACCAGCAAGAGCATTTAAACTG CGTCCAGCTCATGGATTTCAGCCTAATATGAAACTGGAAGCGGTAGACAGAAGAAACCCTATGCTAATTAGAGTGGCAACTATAACTGAAAAGGATGACCATCGTGTCAAG GTGCACTTCGATGGTTGGGATCATGCCTTTGACTTTTGGGTTGATGCTGACAGTCCAGATATTCATCCCATGGGCTGGTGTGCCAAAACTGGACATGCCTTGCAACTCCCACCAG GGACTTCCAATGCAGCATCAATGCCAGCAGGACAAGTATGCCCTACTCCTGGTTGTCAGGGATTGGGTCATGTCAGGGGACCGCGATACGGAACCCATTACAC GTTAATTGGCTGCCCTTATTCCGAAACCAGCCGCACCCGAGACAGTTTGTTACCGGATCGCCTTGGTGGAGAAAAACCATCGCCTGGGAGTGGTGCTCCCAAACCCAAGAAATCTGACATTTCAGCACAACTTCCAGATTTGCAAGGAGATTCTCCACAGTCCAG AAAGTCATCCACGCAAGAAGGAGAGGGGTCAGGGAGAAGCAGCGTTCATAGCTTTTCTGAACAGTCTGAGACCAGCCAAGAGAAAGACTGGGCCGAAGGGGAAAGACCTACTATTACTAAAATCAAAGCAAAAGG GATTGGCTGTTCACATAGCTATATAAAGCTCCAGCTAGTGAAGCAAGAGGCCGATGGAGAAAGAG ACACTGCCTTTGCTCTGCAGCAGACCCTCCACCAGTCCGTCTTCATGCCTTCCTTGTCTGCCAATCCGACCCACCGTCTCCATCTCTGCTGGGAGCAGCACTGCAAACTGCTGCCGGAGGTCTCGGGCCTCACCGCTAAGAATGTGGCCAAATGGAGCGTGGAAGAG GTGGCTGGCTTTGTTCAGCGTCTGCCCGGTTGCAAGGAACAGGCCGCGCTTTTTCGACAAGAG
- the LOC116516006 gene encoding lethal(3)malignant brain tumor-like protein 3 isoform X2 yields the protein METFENSHQESKDRLSKDNTTNCGKQTNNSQTRETDRPSKRLRRKRKLLLDSEEEEENGDEDEEKHKLNPKNRKNAKPMKQAAPAKKNVWNWMTYLEEERMPAAPLKLFKESQSFPQNKNGFKVGMKLEGLDPEHPSLFCVLSVAEVQGYRLRLHFDGYSEFYDFWVNADSTDIHPVGWCEKTGHKLLPPKGYKDGEFNWASYLKTCKSQAAPKNLFKILSTPVTPSGFRVGMKLEAVDKKNPSLMCVATISDMLDNRLLVHFDNWGESYDYWCDASSPYIRPVGYCQETGTLLTTPAEYKDFKSFSWEKYLEETGSQAAPARAFKLRPAHGFQPNMKLEAVDRRNPMLIRVATITEKDDHRVKVHFDGWDHAFDFWVDADSPDIHPMGWCAKTGHALQLPPGTSNAASMPAGQVCPTPGCQGLGHVRGPRYGTHYTLIGCPYSETSRTRDSLLPDRLGGEKPSPGSGAPKPKKSDISAQLPDLQGDSPQSRIGCSHSYIKLQLVKQEADGERDTAFALQQTLHQSVFMPSLSANPTHRLHLCWEQHCKLLPEVSGLTAKNVAKWSVEEVAGFVQRLPGCKEQAALFRQEQIDGEAFLLLNQSDIVKILSIKLGPALKIYNAILMFKTAEED from the exons ATGGAGACTTTTGAGAATTCTCACCAGGAGAGTAAAGACAG ACTGTCTAAGGACAATACCACCAACTGTGGGAAACAGACAAATAACAGTCAGACTCGTGAAACCGATAGACCCTCCAAGCGGCTTCGAAGGAAAAGGAAGCTGCTTTTAGattctgaagaagaagaagaaaatggagaTGAGGATGAG GAAAAGCATAAATTGAATCCGAAAAACCGCAAGAACGCAAAACCAATGAAGCAAG CTGCACCTGCAAAGAAGAACGTTTGGAACTGGATGACATACTTAGAAGAAGAACGAATGCCAGCTGCTCCCTTGAAACTTTTCAAAGAG TCTCAGTCATTTCCACAAAACAAAAATGGATTTAAAGTTGGAATGAAGCTTGAAGGACTGGACCCTGAACATCCATCTTTATTTTGCGTTCTTTCTGTTGCTGAG GTGCAGGGATACCGACTGCGGTTACATTTTGATGGTTATTCAGAGTTTTACGACTTCTGGGTTAATGCTGATTCAACAGACATCCATCCTGTTGGCTGGTGTGAAAAAACAGGTCACAAGCTGCTCCCTCCTAAag gTTACAAAGATGGGGAATTTAACTGGGCTTCCTATTTGAAGACCTGCAAATCTCAGGCTGCCCCCAAAAACCTTTTCAAGATCCTAAGCACA CCAGTCACACCTTCTGGTTTTCGGGTGGGCATGAAGTTGGAGGCAGTGGACAAAAAGAACCCTTCCCTGATGTGCGTGGCAACCATTTCAGACATGTTGGATAATCGACTGCTAGTTCATTTTGACAACTGGGGCGAAAGCTATGATTACTG GTGTGATGCAAGCAGTCCATATATTCGACCTGTTGGTTACTGTCAAGAAACTGGAACTCTCTTAACAACACCAGCTG AATACAAAGATTTCAAAAGCTTCTCATGGGAGAAATATCTGGAAGAAACTGGTTCTCAGGCAGCACCAGCAAGAGCATTTAAACTG CGTCCAGCTCATGGATTTCAGCCTAATATGAAACTGGAAGCGGTAGACAGAAGAAACCCTATGCTAATTAGAGTGGCAACTATAACTGAAAAGGATGACCATCGTGTCAAG GTGCACTTCGATGGTTGGGATCATGCCTTTGACTTTTGGGTTGATGCTGACAGTCCAGATATTCATCCCATGGGCTGGTGTGCCAAAACTGGACATGCCTTGCAACTCCCACCAG GGACTTCCAATGCAGCATCAATGCCAGCAGGACAAGTATGCCCTACTCCTGGTTGTCAGGGATTGGGTCATGTCAGGGGACCGCGATACGGAACCCATTACAC GTTAATTGGCTGCCCTTATTCCGAAACCAGCCGCACCCGAGACAGTTTGTTACCGGATCGCCTTGGTGGAGAAAAACCATCGCCTGGGAGTGGTGCTCCCAAACCCAAGAAATCTGACATTTCAGCACAACTTCCAGATTTGCAAGGAGATTCTCCACAGTCCAG GATTGGCTGTTCACATAGCTATATAAAGCTCCAGCTAGTGAAGCAAGAGGCCGATGGAGAAAGAG ACACTGCCTTTGCTCTGCAGCAGACCCTCCACCAGTCCGTCTTCATGCCTTCCTTGTCTGCCAATCCGACCCACCGTCTCCATCTCTGCTGGGAGCAGCACTGCAAACTGCTGCCGGAGGTCTCGGGCCTCACCGCTAAGAATGTGGCCAAATGGAGCGTGGAAGAG GTGGCTGGCTTTGTTCAGCGTCTGCCCGGTTGCAAGGAACAGGCCGCGCTTTTTCGACAAGAG
- the LOC116516006 gene encoding lethal(3)malignant brain tumor-like protein 4 isoform X1, with amino-acid sequence METFENSHQESKDRLSKDNTTNCGKQTNNSQTRETDRPSKRLRRKRKLLLDSEEEEENGDEDEEKHKLNPKNRKNAKPMKQAAPAKKNVWNWMTYLEEERMPAAPLKLFKESQSFPQNKNGFKVGMKLEGLDPEHPSLFCVLSVAEVQGYRLRLHFDGYSEFYDFWVNADSTDIHPVGWCEKTGHKLLPPKGYKDGEFNWASYLKTCKSQAAPKNLFKILSTPVTPSGFRVGMKLEAVDKKNPSLMCVATISDMLDNRLLVHFDNWGESYDYWCDASSPYIRPVGYCQETGTLLTTPAEYKDFKSFSWEKYLEETGSQAAPARAFKLRPAHGFQPNMKLEAVDRRNPMLIRVATITEKDDHRVKVHFDGWDHAFDFWVDADSPDIHPMGWCAKTGHALQLPPGTSNAASMPAGQVCPTPGCQGLGHVRGPRYGTHYTLIGCPYSETSRTRDSLLPDRLGGEKPSPGSGAPKPKKSDISAQLPDLQGDSPQSRKSSTQEGEGSGRSSVHSFSEQSETSQEKDWAEGERPTITKIKAKGIGCSHSYIKLQLVKQEADGERDTAFALQQTLHQSVFMPSLSANPTHRLHLCWEQHCKLLPEVSGLTAKNVAKWSVEEVAGFVQRLPGCKEQAALFRQEQIDGEAFLLLNQSDIVKILSIKLGPALKIYNAILMFKTAEED; translated from the exons ATGGAGACTTTTGAGAATTCTCACCAGGAGAGTAAAGACAG ACTGTCTAAGGACAATACCACCAACTGTGGGAAACAGACAAATAACAGTCAGACTCGTGAAACCGATAGACCCTCCAAGCGGCTTCGAAGGAAAAGGAAGCTGCTTTTAGattctgaagaagaagaagaaaatggagaTGAGGATGAG GAAAAGCATAAATTGAATCCGAAAAACCGCAAGAACGCAAAACCAATGAAGCAAG CTGCACCTGCAAAGAAGAACGTTTGGAACTGGATGACATACTTAGAAGAAGAACGAATGCCAGCTGCTCCCTTGAAACTTTTCAAAGAG TCTCAGTCATTTCCACAAAACAAAAATGGATTTAAAGTTGGAATGAAGCTTGAAGGACTGGACCCTGAACATCCATCTTTATTTTGCGTTCTTTCTGTTGCTGAG GTGCAGGGATACCGACTGCGGTTACATTTTGATGGTTATTCAGAGTTTTACGACTTCTGGGTTAATGCTGATTCAACAGACATCCATCCTGTTGGCTGGTGTGAAAAAACAGGTCACAAGCTGCTCCCTCCTAAag gTTACAAAGATGGGGAATTTAACTGGGCTTCCTATTTGAAGACCTGCAAATCTCAGGCTGCCCCCAAAAACCTTTTCAAGATCCTAAGCACA CCAGTCACACCTTCTGGTTTTCGGGTGGGCATGAAGTTGGAGGCAGTGGACAAAAAGAACCCTTCCCTGATGTGCGTGGCAACCATTTCAGACATGTTGGATAATCGACTGCTAGTTCATTTTGACAACTGGGGCGAAAGCTATGATTACTG GTGTGATGCAAGCAGTCCATATATTCGACCTGTTGGTTACTGTCAAGAAACTGGAACTCTCTTAACAACACCAGCTG AATACAAAGATTTCAAAAGCTTCTCATGGGAGAAATATCTGGAAGAAACTGGTTCTCAGGCAGCACCAGCAAGAGCATTTAAACTG CGTCCAGCTCATGGATTTCAGCCTAATATGAAACTGGAAGCGGTAGACAGAAGAAACCCTATGCTAATTAGAGTGGCAACTATAACTGAAAAGGATGACCATCGTGTCAAG GTGCACTTCGATGGTTGGGATCATGCCTTTGACTTTTGGGTTGATGCTGACAGTCCAGATATTCATCCCATGGGCTGGTGTGCCAAAACTGGACATGCCTTGCAACTCCCACCAG GGACTTCCAATGCAGCATCAATGCCAGCAGGACAAGTATGCCCTACTCCTGGTTGTCAGGGATTGGGTCATGTCAGGGGACCGCGATACGGAACCCATTACAC GTTAATTGGCTGCCCTTATTCCGAAACCAGCCGCACCCGAGACAGTTTGTTACCGGATCGCCTTGGTGGAGAAAAACCATCGCCTGGGAGTGGTGCTCCCAAACCCAAGAAATCTGACATTTCAGCACAACTTCCAGATTTGCAAGGAGATTCTCCACAGTCCAG AAAGTCATCCACGCAAGAAGGAGAGGGGTCAGGGAGAAGCAGCGTTCATAGCTTTTCTGAACAGTCTGAGACCAGCCAAGAGAAAGACTGGGCCGAAGGGGAAAGACCTACTATTACTAAAATCAAAGCAAAAGG GATTGGCTGTTCACATAGCTATATAAAGCTCCAGCTAGTGAAGCAAGAGGCCGATGGAGAAAGAG ACACTGCCTTTGCTCTGCAGCAGACCCTCCACCAGTCCGTCTTCATGCCTTCCTTGTCTGCCAATCCGACCCACCGTCTCCATCTCTGCTGGGAGCAGCACTGCAAACTGCTGCCGGAGGTCTCGGGCCTCACCGCTAAGAATGTGGCCAAATGGAGCGTGGAAGAG GTGGCTGGCTTTGTTCAGCGTCTGCCCGGTTGCAAGGAACAGGCCGCGCTTTTTCGACAAGAG